In one window of Zhongshania aliphaticivorans DNA:
- the secA gene encoding preprotein translocase subunit SecA: MITAVVKKVFGSKNDRELKRMRKVVAKINALEEGLSELNDATLSAKTEEFKQRIKDGESLDQLLPEAFAVCREASRRVMGMRHFDVQLIGGISLHEGTIAEMRTGEGKTLVGTLAVYLNALEGNGVFVVTVNDYLAQRDANWMRPLYEFLGLSVGIIRSGQESEQKRAAYQADITYGTNNEFGFDYLRDNMAFAISDRYQRSLNFAIIDEVDSILIDEARTPLIISGPAEDSSKLYKQINQFIPSLKPAEMDEAGKAADDGHYTVDEKMRQVELTEHGHQLVEDMLTQAKLLEEGDSLYAAGNLNLLHHVNSALRAHVLFHNNVEYIIQNDQIVLIDEHTGRTMAGRRLSEGLHQAIEAKEGVTVQAESQTLASTTFQNYFRQFEKLAGMTGTADTEAFEFRQIYGLDVVVIPTNKPSARRDSNDLVYLTKEEKYDAIAEDVKAVVESGAPTLVGTASIETSEEMSQRFKKAGIEHKVLNAKYHEQEAEIIAQAGRPGVVTIATNMAGRGTDIVLGGNVDVEIANLDNPSDAMISELREAWKIRHEKVMQAGGLHIIGTERHESRRIDNQLRGRAGRQGDPGASRFYLSLEDSLMRIFASDRVRGIMQALGLEKGEAIEHRMVSNAIEKAQRKVEGRNFDMRKQLLEYDDVANDQRQIIYQQRNELLEAEDISDMLKAIRADVVADVISEYIPPQTLEEQWDVSGLEHRIEAEFEVSLTIQKWLDEDRSVNESVIQERVYTAVDEAYEAKCALVGADMRKIERHIFLQVLDTLWKEHLATMDHLRHGIHLRAFAQKNPKQEYKREAFELFQQMLESLKHDVVRFLSHLRLQQDENAEALERQRREEEAKQAMEFRHAESSGLSDDSEDDAAAAPAAAQVPETFVRESPKVGRNEPCPCGSGKKYKQCCGKLD; this comes from the coding sequence ATGATAACAGCAGTAGTCAAGAAAGTTTTTGGTAGTAAAAACGACCGCGAACTCAAGCGGATGCGTAAAGTAGTGGCAAAAATCAATGCCCTCGAAGAGGGCTTGAGTGAACTAAATGACGCCACACTTTCTGCGAAAACAGAAGAATTCAAGCAACGTATCAAAGACGGTGAAAGTTTAGATCAGCTTTTACCTGAGGCATTTGCTGTGTGTCGCGAAGCGAGCCGCCGAGTGATGGGGATGCGCCACTTTGATGTGCAACTTATCGGCGGGATAAGCCTCCACGAAGGCACTATTGCGGAAATGCGTACCGGCGAAGGTAAAACCTTGGTTGGCACTTTGGCTGTGTACTTAAATGCGTTGGAAGGCAACGGTGTCTTTGTGGTTACGGTAAATGATTACCTTGCGCAACGTGATGCAAACTGGATGCGGCCGCTATATGAATTTTTGGGCCTGTCGGTGGGTATTATTCGCTCCGGCCAAGAATCAGAGCAAAAGCGTGCTGCTTACCAAGCTGATATTACTTACGGTACCAACAATGAGTTTGGCTTTGACTACTTACGCGACAATATGGCGTTTGCGATTAGTGATCGATATCAGCGAAGTTTAAACTTCGCCATTATTGATGAAGTTGACTCTATTTTGATTGATGAGGCGCGTACCCCCCTCATCATTTCTGGACCGGCCGAAGATAGCTCTAAGCTTTACAAGCAAATTAATCAGTTTATTCCTTCCTTAAAACCCGCAGAGATGGATGAGGCCGGTAAAGCCGCTGATGATGGTCACTATACTGTCGACGAGAAAATGCGTCAGGTAGAGCTTACAGAGCACGGGCATCAATTAGTTGAAGATATGCTTACCCAGGCCAAGTTGCTTGAAGAGGGTGATAGCCTATATGCAGCGGGGAATCTTAATTTACTACACCACGTAAATTCGGCCTTGCGCGCCCATGTTTTATTTCATAATAACGTCGAATACATTATTCAAAATGATCAGATCGTGCTTATTGACGAGCATACTGGCCGTACAATGGCCGGTCGACGTTTGTCAGAAGGGCTGCATCAGGCCATTGAAGCCAAAGAAGGGGTAACGGTACAGGCCGAGAGTCAGACGCTTGCCTCTACAACATTCCAAAACTACTTTCGGCAATTTGAAAAGCTCGCCGGTATGACGGGTACTGCCGATACTGAAGCATTTGAATTTAGACAAATTTACGGTTTGGACGTGGTCGTGATACCCACGAACAAGCCGAGTGCACGTAGAGATTCCAACGATTTAGTTTATTTAACGAAAGAAGAAAAGTACGACGCTATTGCCGAAGATGTGAAAGCGGTGGTCGAGTCCGGTGCGCCAACCCTTGTTGGTACGGCGTCGATTGAAACGTCTGAGGAAATGTCTCAGCGATTTAAAAAGGCGGGCATTGAGCACAAAGTTCTTAACGCTAAATACCACGAGCAAGAGGCGGAGATTATTGCCCAAGCTGGACGTCCTGGGGTAGTTACTATCGCTACCAATATGGCAGGCCGGGGTACAGATATTGTACTTGGTGGCAATGTCGATGTTGAGATTGCGAACCTAGATAACCCCTCTGACGCAATGATTAGCGAGCTACGTGAGGCTTGGAAAATTCGTCACGAGAAAGTGATGCAGGCTGGCGGGCTTCATATTATTGGTACTGAACGACATGAGTCTCGGCGGATTGATAATCAATTGCGTGGTCGTGCCGGGCGTCAGGGTGATCCGGGTGCATCGCGGTTTTATCTGTCCTTAGAAGATAGCTTGATGCGTATTTTTGCCTCGGATCGTGTTCGTGGCATTATGCAGGCGCTAGGTTTAGAAAAGGGCGAGGCAATTGAGCACCGAATGGTTTCAAACGCCATAGAGAAAGCGCAGCGTAAGGTCGAGGGTCGTAACTTCGATATGCGTAAACAACTGCTTGAATATGATGATGTCGCGAATGATCAACGTCAAATCATATACCAGCAACGTAATGAGTTACTGGAAGCGGAAGATATTAGCGACATGCTCAAGGCCATTCGAGCAGATGTGGTTGCTGATGTTATTAGTGAATATATACCGCCACAAACGTTAGAAGAACAATGGGATGTGAGTGGCCTAGAGCACCGTATTGAGGCTGAGTTTGAAGTGTCGTTAACCATTCAAAAGTGGTTGGACGAAGACCGCTCGGTGAATGAATCGGTGATTCAAGAGCGGGTATATACTGCTGTGGATGAAGCCTATGAGGCAAAATGTGCCTTGGTTGGTGCCGACATGCGTAAGATAGAGCGGCATATTTTTCTGCAAGTCTTGGACACCTTGTGGAAAGAGCATTTGGCGACAATGGATCATTTGCGTCACGGTATTCACCTGCGGGCGTTTGCACAGAAAAACCCTAAGCAAGAATACAAGCGTGAAGCCTTTGAGTTATTCCAACAAATGTTGGAGTCACTTAAACATGATGTGGTGCGCTTTCTTTCACATTTACGTTTACAGCAAGACGAGAATGCTGAAGCGTTAGAGCGGCAGCGTCGAGAGGAAGAAGCAAAGCAGGCTATGGAGTTTAGGCACGCCGAGTCTAGTGGTTTGAGCGATGATAGCGAAGATGACGCAGCTGCTGCCCCGGCGGCAGCACAGGTACCAGAAACCTTTGTTCGTGAGTCTCCTAAAGTTGGTCGTAATGAACCATGCCCTTGTGGCTCAGGTAAAAAGTATAAACAATGTTGTGGCAAGTTAGACTGA
- a CDS encoding prepilin peptidase — MTLFEAFANAPILTISLVGVLGLMMGSFFNVVIYRLPKMMEANWLQECEYLLAEHGSTPSQSDESTSFNLAFPNSHCPACKTPIKIWQNLPVISYLLLRGRCANCQASISIRYPLIEVITALISIIPLFAIGITPHAFAIIIFSWMLLVLTVIDIDHQLLPDQITLPLLWLGLLYNSVFQHIPIADALWGAMAGYLILWSVFWLFKIVTGKEGMGYGDFKLLAALGAWLGWQYLPLIILLSSLVGAVFGGIILVAQRNATSTPMPFGPYLTGAGWIAVFWGDVIIETYLGIAGFK, encoded by the coding sequence ATGACTTTATTTGAGGCTTTTGCCAATGCCCCAATCCTCACCATAAGCCTCGTGGGAGTACTTGGTTTAATGATGGGCAGCTTTTTCAATGTTGTCATTTATCGACTCCCAAAAATGATGGAAGCAAATTGGCTGCAGGAATGTGAATACTTACTAGCAGAGCATGGATCAACGCCATCGCAAAGTGATGAAAGTACTAGTTTCAATCTTGCATTTCCAAACTCCCACTGCCCCGCATGCAAAACACCCATTAAAATTTGGCAAAACCTTCCTGTTATTAGTTACCTATTACTTCGTGGCCGCTGTGCAAACTGCCAAGCTAGTATTAGCATCCGCTATCCTCTTATTGAGGTTATCACGGCTCTAATAAGCATTATTCCTTTATTTGCAATTGGGATAACACCCCACGCATTTGCAATCATAATTTTTAGTTGGATGTTGCTTGTTCTTACAGTAATTGATATTGATCACCAATTGCTGCCTGACCAAATTACCCTCCCGCTTCTGTGGCTAGGGCTTTTATACAACAGTGTGTTTCAGCACATTCCCATTGCCGACGCACTATGGGGAGCAATGGCCGGCTATCTCATTTTATGGAGCGTATTCTGGCTTTTTAAAATAGTAACGGGCAAAGAAGGAATGGGCTATGGCGACTTTAAATTACTTGCGGCATTAGGTGCGTGGCTCGGCTGGCAGTATCTGCCACTGATTATTTTATTATCATCACTTGTCGGCGCAGTATTCGGCGGCATTATTTTAGTTGCTCAGCGTAACGCTACCTCAACCCCTATGCCATTTGGCCCCTATTTAACAGGTGCGGGATGGATTGCCGTGTTTTGGGGCGATGTAATTATCGAGACTTATCTTGGTATCGCAGGGTTTAAATAG
- the argJ gene encoding bifunctional glutamate N-acetyltransferase/amino-acid acetyltransferase ArgJ — protein MAVGSGELGTLHRVDGVRIGVASAGIKKTGRIDTVVFELAEGSSVAGVFTLNAFCAAPVTLAKKHLAEVSPRYLLINTGNANAGTGEIGMIDAKSSCAALAAEVGVTAEQILPFSTGVIGEKLPVEKLITALPAAVGALSDNAWSQAASGIMTTDTRPKATSRQIDINGRTITVTGISKGAGMIKPNMATMLGYVATDAAIAPNILQEMLDVAAEASFNRITIDGDTSTNDSCVLVATGRAGGDVLSVSEGAVFNTLQKVFNEVFLELAHAIVRDGEGATKFVAVEVDGAKDVTEALKVAYAVAESPLVKTALFASDPNWGRILAAIGRAGVDSLDVSTLTVHLGDVLITENGGRAQSYTEEAGAAVMKNAEIVIRINLHRGQHKETVWTTDFSYDYVKINAEYRS, from the coding sequence ATGGCAGTAGGTTCTGGTGAATTAGGTACCTTGCACCGTGTAGATGGTGTGCGGATTGGTGTGGCCAGCGCGGGAATAAAAAAAACCGGGCGTATTGATACGGTTGTTTTTGAATTAGCAGAGGGCAGTTCTGTTGCTGGGGTCTTTACCTTAAATGCTTTCTGTGCGGCACCAGTTACTCTTGCCAAAAAACATCTAGCGGAAGTATCGCCGCGTTATTTGCTTATCAATACGGGTAATGCAAATGCGGGTACTGGTGAAATCGGCATGATCGATGCGAAGTCATCATGTGCGGCATTAGCGGCAGAAGTGGGAGTTACAGCGGAGCAGATACTTCCTTTTTCTACCGGTGTTATCGGCGAAAAATTACCTGTTGAAAAGTTAATCACGGCATTGCCGGCTGCGGTCGGCGCGCTATCGGATAATGCATGGTCACAAGCCGCTAGTGGTATTATGACCACCGATACGCGGCCAAAGGCTACCTCAAGACAGATAGATATTAACGGTCGTACAATTACGGTGACCGGCATCTCTAAAGGTGCTGGGATGATAAAGCCTAATATGGCTACGATGCTCGGCTATGTTGCGACGGATGCGGCAATAGCGCCCAATATTTTGCAAGAAATGCTCGATGTTGCAGCTGAAGCCTCTTTTAATCGCATCACTATTGACGGTGATACCTCCACCAATGATTCCTGTGTTTTAGTTGCTACCGGTCGCGCCGGTGGGGATGTTTTATCGGTGTCAGAGGGGGCGGTGTTTAATACGCTGCAAAAGGTATTTAATGAGGTGTTTCTTGAGCTGGCTCATGCGATTGTACGAGATGGCGAAGGCGCGACTAAATTTGTTGCCGTTGAAGTTGATGGTGCTAAGGATGTGACCGAAGCACTGAAGGTGGCTTATGCAGTGGCCGAATCTCCGTTGGTTAAAACTGCGCTATTTGCCAGTGACCCGAACTGGGGGCGTATTCTAGCGGCGATTGGGCGTGCTGGTGTTGATTCCTTGGATGTATCGACGTTGACGGTACACCTTGGTGACGTCTTGATTACGGAAAACGGTGGCAGAGCGCAGAGCTATACTGAAGAAGCTGGTGCAGCTGTGATGAAAAATGCAGAAATCGTTATTCGTATTAACCTACATCGTGGTCAACATAAAGAGACAGTGTGGACGACAGATTTCTCTTACGACTACGTAAAAATCAATGCCGAATACCGAAGTTAA
- the mutT gene encoding 8-oxo-dGTP diphosphatase MutT codes for MPNTEVNPCVHVAVGVVFNSQGQILIARRHEGAHQGGLWEFPGGKVELGESVCEALLRELDEELGISIHTDRCVQLIEIQHSYTDKDVLLDVWLVSEFTGEAVGKEGQPLCWVTPDKLSEYQFPKANEAIIDAILNGLNEK; via the coding sequence ATGCCGAATACCGAAGTTAATCCGTGCGTCCATGTTGCGGTGGGGGTTGTTTTTAATTCGCAAGGGCAGATACTCATTGCACGGCGGCATGAGGGTGCGCATCAAGGTGGACTGTGGGAGTTTCCCGGAGGAAAGGTCGAGCTTGGAGAGTCAGTTTGTGAGGCGCTGCTTCGTGAATTAGATGAAGAGCTCGGGATTAGTATTCATACTGATCGCTGTGTTCAATTAATTGAAATACAGCATAGCTACACCGATAAAGACGTACTGCTAGATGTTTGGCTTGTGTCTGAATTTACTGGCGAGGCTGTCGGTAAAGAAGGCCAGCCATTATGCTGGGTGACCCCAGATAAGCTCTCTGAGTATCAATTTCCCAAGGCCAATGAGGCGATTATTGATGCCATCCTAAACGGCCTAAATGAGAAGTGA
- the coaE gene encoding dephospho-CoA kinase (Dephospho-CoA kinase (CoaE) performs the final step in coenzyme A biosynthesis.), which yields MSHFIVGLTGGIGSGKSAVSERFAKLGVGIVDADIVSRQVVEPGTAALASIAQHFGKHLLLNNGQLDRAALRQTIFSQPDAKTWLEALLHPLIAAETIKQLNDIRSSYAMYVSPLLVESKQQTMCQRLVVVDVPVKIQLERTMSRDSNEQAQVERIIASQASREERLAAASDVIDNTANFADLDRQVSTLHLQFLKLARATS from the coding sequence ATGAGTCATTTTATTGTAGGCCTAACAGGCGGCATAGGTAGCGGAAAATCTGCCGTTTCCGAACGCTTCGCTAAACTCGGTGTCGGTATCGTAGATGCGGACATTGTATCGAGGCAAGTTGTAGAACCCGGCACAGCAGCACTAGCCTCCATAGCCCAACATTTTGGCAAACATTTGCTACTTAACAATGGTCAGCTAGATCGAGCGGCGCTCCGACAGACAATTTTTTCTCAGCCTGACGCCAAAACCTGGCTAGAGGCTTTGTTACACCCCTTGATCGCAGCAGAAACAATCAAACAACTAAACGACATTCGTAGCAGTTACGCTATGTATGTCTCACCACTACTGGTAGAGAGCAAGCAGCAGACAATGTGCCAACGCTTAGTTGTGGTTGATGTACCTGTGAAGATCCAATTAGAGCGCACAATGAGTCGCGATAGCAACGAGCAGGCCCAGGTAGAGCGAATTATTGCAAGCCAAGCTAGCCGCGAAGAACGGCTAGCCGCAGCTAGCGATGTTATTGATAATACGGCAAACTTTGCCGATCTTGATCGACAAGTAAGCACCCTGCATCTGCAATTTTTAAAACTAGCTAGAGCTACATCATGA
- a CDS encoding DNA gyrase inhibitor YacG, whose product MNTPNTKTSKVPCPNCGTELIWDKQNSFRPFCSANCKNNDLVAWANEEHAIPGEPMEDVFSDDLERGI is encoded by the coding sequence ATGAATACGCCCAACACGAAAACATCAAAGGTACCCTGCCCCAATTGCGGAACCGAACTGATATGGGATAAGCAAAATAGCTTCAGACCATTTTGCTCGGCCAATTGTAAAAACAACGACTTGGTGGCTTGGGCCAATGAAGAGCATGCAATACCCGGAGAGCCTATGGAAGACGTGTTTAGCGATGATTTAGAGAGAGGGATTTAA